One genomic window of Sporosarcina ureae includes the following:
- a CDS encoding acyltransferase family protein, with protein MNKKRLSWVDVTKGFLMILVVIGHYPGQLDFPLVKYIYWFHMPAFFILSGLFFKPVVEKGLLKLSIQKRFMQLIVPYLFFLVSITLIRYGIEIGSGNSDLSWYLHEMWTLVVGGRFARGAYGVFWFVTTLFFTYLFFLWMTKNFSRTKQLIILAVFYSIAHFESLFAMRVIGGAPSTAAQTIPMIWNIDVALMAVVYFSIGYYLKSFWMNIPKKWLLAGLLVSITAITLDHYHVIDYHLSMKFLRYDHFFLDLIIPLSFTLVLVGVFQLIAAKLSLNWLQKIEKHSLTIMYLHIFTDILLNDYFTYGIVGFTAFGIFIPIFISIIIHKFLPHGKLFLGGFSQKKTTQIAQ; from the coding sequence ATGAATAAGAAACGTTTATCTTGGGTAGATGTCACCAAAGGTTTTTTAATGATTCTTGTGGTCATTGGACATTATCCTGGACAGTTGGATTTTCCACTTGTTAAGTATATCTACTGGTTTCATATGCCGGCCTTCTTCATTTTAAGCGGATTATTTTTTAAGCCCGTAGTGGAAAAAGGCTTACTAAAACTCTCGATTCAAAAACGGTTTATGCAGTTAATTGTCCCCTATTTGTTTTTCTTAGTAAGCATTACACTGATTCGTTATGGGATAGAGATTGGTTCGGGGAATTCCGACTTATCATGGTATTTACATGAGATGTGGACACTTGTTGTCGGCGGACGTTTTGCACGTGGGGCTTATGGTGTATTTTGGTTTGTTACTACCCTATTCTTTACGTATTTGTTTTTCTTATGGATGACTAAAAACTTTAGCCGTACGAAACAACTGATTATTTTAGCTGTTTTTTATAGTATCGCCCACTTTGAAAGCCTGTTCGCGATGCGTGTCATTGGTGGTGCTCCATCTACTGCGGCGCAAACGATCCCGATGATTTGGAACATCGATGTCGCACTTATGGCAGTCGTCTATTTCTCAATCGGATATTATCTGAAGAGTTTTTGGATGAACATTCCGAAAAAATGGTTACTCGCAGGATTGCTCGTTAGTATAACGGCTATAACTCTTGATCATTATCATGTCATTGACTATCACTTGAGTATGAAATTTTTACGCTATGACCATTTCTTCTTAGACTTGATCATCCCGCTTTCTTTCACATTGGTGTTAGTTGGTGTGTTCCAACTCATAGCAGCTAAATTATCGTTGAATTGGCTACAAAAAATTGAAAAGCATTCCTTAACCATTATGTATTTACATATCTTCACGGATATTTTATTAAATGATTACTTTACGTATGGTATTGTGGGGTTCACCGCATTCGGTATATTCATTCCCATCTTCATTTCGATCATCATACACAAATTTCTGCCGCACGGAAAGCTATTCCTTGGTGGATTTTCACAGAAAAAGACCACGCAAATCGCGCAATAA
- a CDS encoding DUF5050 domain-containing protein, whose product MKHWIRFVVVVLFIGLLFPNVLVSKASALDDVKGDHHFVNSFTAKDGSNYYVNRGHLEELAVGIYKVSNDMKKFRLIKQGNYTNIQLYKDTIVVFNDDLNKLQRFSFDGTLIREYPQVTSSNFLIDRDRMYYHTGKNVYEININGQGNKYLYTSEGTIQEFTVHNGWLYYAYLIPAVPPPYDYSMSFARFKLSNPQQVVPIISKVNSIDSIIVRDGYIYSVIDPQSTMNARYLYRTDYSGNGLKRISNVDSTAVFIGIKYIYFVDNTGTYKQYLYRMDKDGKNAVKVGDLTGSKLSAEYYNGAFYFEIQNVQQNTFFLRRILQTR is encoded by the coding sequence ATGAAACACTGGATACGATTTGTTGTCGTTGTCCTGTTTATTGGTCTGCTATTCCCCAATGTACTAGTATCAAAAGCAAGTGCGCTAGATGATGTTAAAGGCGATCACCATTTTGTAAATAGTTTTACTGCTAAAGACGGAAGTAATTACTATGTAAACAGAGGTCATCTCGAGGAATTAGCGGTTGGGATATATAAGGTAAGTAATGATATGAAAAAGTTCCGATTGATCAAGCAAGGGAACTACACGAATATTCAACTATATAAAGATACGATCGTCGTATTCAATGATGATCTAAATAAACTACAACGGTTTTCGTTTGATGGCACACTCATCAGGGAGTATCCGCAAGTGACCAGCAGTAATTTCTTGATTGATCGGGATAGAATGTATTATCACACGGGTAAAAACGTATATGAAATCAATATCAATGGACAAGGAAATAAGTACCTATATACGTCAGAAGGCACGATTCAAGAGTTCACCGTTCACAATGGCTGGCTCTATTACGCATACTTAATACCCGCTGTTCCTCCTCCATATGACTATTCAATGAGTTTTGCACGATTCAAACTATCCAATCCACAACAAGTCGTGCCGATCATTAGTAAAGTGAATTCGATTGATTCAATTATTGTAAGAGACGGCTATATTTATTCAGTTATCGATCCACAATCTACTATGAATGCTAGGTATTTGTATCGCACGGATTATAGTGGTAATGGGTTAAAACGCATCTCCAATGTCGATTCAACTGCAGTATTTATTGGCATAAAATATATCTATTTTGTAGATAATACTGGAACTTATAAACAGTATCTTTATCGAATGGATAAAGACGGGAAGAATGCTGTGAAAGTGGGGGATTTAACAGGTTCCAAGCTTAGCGCAGAGTATTATAATGGAGCATTTTATTTTGAAATCCAAAATGTTCAACAAAATACTTTTTTTCTTCGTAGAATACTACAGACGCGCTGA
- a CDS encoding DUF3953 domain-containing protein — MEAFDIINILIAILGIIVASVSSYSLLTGENVTLPYMQILLGVMLLLLGVRQLKEKRKGLAIFLFCVATFSIFINMNILLR; from the coding sequence ATGGAGGCCTTTGACATAATAAATATTCTAATTGCTATATTAGGAATCATAGTAGCTTCTGTATCCAGTTATAGTTTACTAACAGGTGAAAATGTCACATTACCTTATATGCAGATTCTTTTGGGTGTGATGCTTTTACTCTTAGGAGTCCGTCAATTGAAAGAAAAAAGAAAAGGCTTGGCGATATTTCTTTTCTGTGTAGCAACATTTAGCATATTCATAAACATGAACATCTTATTAAGGTAA
- a CDS encoding Lon protease family protein has translation MENFNEDSIKRQAELHPEELKKAVDYSRFSFESTEQVAKLTNIVGQQRARSVMNFGLHVDKPGYNLYVAGIEGVGKTSFVTTVVNDFSEKEATLFDWCYVNNFEDEYKPKVLKLPVGLGKQLQKSMEDLLQDLKADIPTAFNEENRLKNRSSIIRKYKDQVDEVYKRTNEIATENGFVLKQSDSTIATIPIGEDGNPLSEEAYHVLNEEQRAAIESNSAKLQEIILEATKTILRFEQDLKKSLAGFDHQTAITTIDFHIEELRKNYKDCPEVMHYIKTVRKDLVNNFQAFLSTASKKDEKQLGSLFKDENQALKKYTINVLVDNSETKGMPVISADNPTFYNLMGKVEYENRMGVMSTDFTKIKPGYLHDANGGYLLIQAKDIFSKSQAWEGLKRALLIHKLQIENIGEHASIIATASVNPDPIHLNVKVIIIGNMDIYQALYHHDEDFRKLFKIRVDFDVEMKYNQDNIAGLVSFIHTHCKKHGLRHFDPTAVAKVIEYSSRIAGDQNKLSTRFNLQVELLYEADAWASIMGDDLVSAKHIEKAIQEKKYRSNLYEEKIQASIEEGSILIDTTGEKIGQVNGLAVYDLGQYHFGKPSRITATTFMGKKGFVNIERESQMSGNTHNKGVYILGGYLGQKFAQKYPMVLTAHIAFEQSYGGVDGDSASSTELYAILSSLSEIPINQGLAVTGSVNQNGEIQPIGGVNEKIEGFYNVCKSRGLTGKQGVLIPHQNVKNLMLNDEVIESVRNGQFHIYKVRTIEEGIEILTGTPAGHPDDQGNYDKETVYGKAATKLRMFMEFAREQEN, from the coding sequence TTGGAAAATTTCAATGAAGACTCCATAAAACGGCAAGCAGAGTTACATCCGGAAGAATTAAAAAAAGCGGTGGACTACTCCAGGTTTTCATTCGAATCAACAGAACAAGTAGCCAAGCTTACAAATATTGTGGGACAACAACGTGCACGGTCCGTGATGAACTTCGGCCTACATGTGGATAAACCCGGATACAATCTATACGTCGCTGGAATAGAAGGCGTCGGTAAAACTTCTTTTGTCACGACCGTCGTTAATGACTTTTCGGAAAAAGAAGCTACCCTGTTTGACTGGTGTTATGTAAATAACTTTGAAGATGAGTACAAACCTAAAGTGCTAAAACTTCCTGTTGGATTGGGTAAGCAACTTCAAAAGTCGATGGAAGACCTGTTGCAAGATTTAAAAGCAGATATCCCTACTGCCTTTAATGAAGAAAACCGGCTAAAGAACCGTTCCTCGATCATTCGAAAATATAAAGACCAAGTGGACGAAGTGTATAAACGGACCAATGAAATAGCTACCGAAAACGGCTTTGTACTTAAGCAGTCCGATTCTACGATTGCTACCATTCCTATTGGTGAAGATGGGAATCCTTTAAGTGAAGAAGCTTATCATGTATTGAACGAAGAACAACGAGCGGCTATCGAAAGTAACTCTGCCAAATTACAAGAAATTATATTGGAAGCGACGAAAACCATACTCCGTTTCGAACAGGACTTGAAGAAATCATTGGCCGGCTTTGACCATCAAACAGCCATTACGACAATTGATTTTCATATTGAGGAATTAAGAAAGAACTACAAAGACTGTCCTGAAGTAATGCACTATATTAAAACGGTGCGAAAAGATCTCGTGAATAATTTTCAGGCATTTTTATCCACTGCTTCTAAAAAGGACGAAAAGCAGCTTGGCAGTCTGTTCAAAGACGAAAATCAAGCACTAAAAAAATATACGATAAATGTGCTAGTTGATAATAGCGAAACGAAAGGCATGCCCGTCATATCTGCAGATAATCCTACTTTTTATAACTTGATGGGCAAAGTAGAATACGAAAATCGAATGGGCGTCATGAGTACTGATTTCACGAAAATAAAACCTGGCTACCTACATGATGCAAATGGCGGGTATCTTCTCATTCAAGCAAAAGATATTTTTTCGAAAAGCCAAGCATGGGAAGGGTTAAAAAGAGCCTTATTAATCCATAAATTACAAATTGAGAATATAGGCGAACATGCCAGTATTATCGCTACCGCATCAGTCAATCCAGATCCGATTCATCTCAATGTAAAAGTCATTATTATTGGGAATATGGACATATATCAAGCCCTCTATCACCATGATGAAGATTTTCGTAAATTATTCAAAATTCGCGTAGACTTTGATGTAGAAATGAAATACAACCAAGATAATATTGCGGGGTTAGTTAGTTTCATTCATACACATTGCAAAAAACATGGGCTTCGGCATTTTGATCCGACAGCTGTTGCCAAAGTCATTGAATACAGCTCACGTATCGCCGGTGATCAAAATAAATTATCCACTCGTTTTAATTTACAAGTAGAATTACTATACGAAGCGGATGCATGGGCAAGTATTATGGGAGACGACCTCGTTTCAGCGAAGCATATCGAAAAAGCTATTCAGGAAAAGAAATATCGCTCAAATTTATATGAAGAAAAAATCCAAGCGAGTATTGAAGAAGGAAGTATTCTGATTGATACAACAGGAGAGAAAATTGGACAAGTAAATGGCTTGGCGGTCTATGATTTAGGTCAATATCATTTCGGCAAACCATCCCGCATTACCGCTACAACGTTTATGGGGAAGAAAGGTTTTGTCAATATTGAAAGAGAAAGTCAAATGAGCGGGAACACGCATAATAAAGGTGTGTATATATTAGGAGGATATTTAGGGCAAAAGTTCGCGCAGAAGTATCCAATGGTACTGACCGCACATATCGCTTTTGAACAATCCTATGGCGGTGTTGACGGTGACAGCGCTTCAAGCACAGAATTGTATGCCATTCTTTCTAGCCTGTCAGAAATTCCTATCAATCAAGGATTAGCCGTCACTGGCTCTGTCAATCAAAACGGAGAAATTCAGCCGATTGGCGGCGTGAATGAGAAAATTGAAGGGTTTTATAATGTATGTAAAAGTAGAGGATTAACAGGAAAACAAGGTGTACTCATCCCCCATCAAAATGTGAAAAACTTGATGCTAAATGATGAAGTCATTGAATCTGTTCGCAATGGACAGTTCCATATTTATAAAGTGCGAACGATTGAAGAAGGAATAGAAATTTTAACTGGTACACCAGCAGGACATCCCGATGATCAAGGAAATTATGACAAAGAAACCGTCTACGGAAAAGCAGCCACGAAATTACGGATGTTTATGGAGTTTGCTAGAGAACAAGAGAATTGA
- a CDS encoding LLM class oxidoreductase: MNTFQTHQGFARTFSENKLTLGLTFPMDRATDYRMPMDIAEQVQLAKQAEDAGFAALYVRDSPLYDPDFGDTGVKHDPFQLLAYVSAHTSKIALGTASVVTTLRHPLHLAKSAASLDDLSKQRFLLGVATGDRPIEFPAFKVNRDRRDELFRESINVMKTVWKESFPTIQSERVGLEAGDVIPKPILSNIPILGTGYSGQSLEWLAENTDGWIFYAQEANRQQELIKRWRQATTEFKPFIQPLTINLSEKPNTSPRPIPIKVGFTSGYQFLIDYLYALQNIGVNHVVLAIRNEDRPITDVIQELQEFVIPHFKAHTTLLCV, from the coding sequence ATGAATACATTTCAAACGCATCAAGGGTTCGCTCGAACATTTTCGGAAAATAAGCTCACACTAGGCCTTACATTTCCTATGGATCGAGCAACCGATTATCGGATGCCGATGGATATAGCTGAGCAGGTACAGCTCGCCAAACAAGCCGAAGATGCAGGATTTGCGGCATTATACGTGAGAGATTCACCGCTTTACGATCCAGACTTCGGAGATACTGGCGTGAAGCATGATCCTTTTCAACTTCTCGCATACGTAAGTGCGCATACAAGTAAAATAGCGCTAGGAACCGCAAGTGTCGTCACAACGTTGCGGCATCCGCTTCACTTGGCTAAGTCAGCTGCTTCATTGGATGATCTATCCAAACAGCGCTTCTTACTAGGCGTTGCAACGGGTGATCGCCCGATCGAATTCCCTGCGTTTAAAGTGAATCGAGATCGACGTGATGAATTGTTTAGAGAATCTATAAATGTAATGAAAACCGTTTGGAAAGAATCATTCCCTACGATTCAGTCTGAACGTGTAGGATTAGAAGCAGGCGATGTGATTCCGAAACCAATATTGTCGAACATCCCTATTTTAGGTACAGGATATTCTGGACAATCGCTAGAGTGGTTAGCTGAGAATACAGACGGTTGGATATTTTACGCCCAAGAAGCAAATCGTCAGCAAGAACTGATCAAGCGTTGGCGTCAAGCGACAACCGAGTTTAAACCATTCATACAGCCATTAACGATTAATCTATCGGAGAAACCGAATACGTCGCCCAGACCCATTCCAATAAAAGTTGGTTTTACATCCGGTTATCAGTTTTTAATCGATTATCTGTATGCATTGCAAAATATCGGAGTAAACCATGTCGTTCTGGCGATTCGAAATGAAGATCGTCCAATAACAGACGTGATACAGGAGTTGCAAGAGTTTGTCATTCCGCACTTTAAGGCACATACTACACTTTTATGCGTATAA
- a CDS encoding RrF2 family transcriptional regulator, whose product MHMKTGVEQSLYAILILNMLPQRAVLPGEAISQQLNASPTYTQKILRKLVSADLITSVPGVKGGFKLRRKPEDIRVYDIYLAIEGKQSLYSSTGVFHDLLDLEEDRDCALTALMAEAENSWKSILKRETVASLYEKINTEYNPKVQALQEWLKEKMV is encoded by the coding sequence ATGCATATGAAAACCGGAGTGGAACAATCTTTGTATGCCATTCTTATCTTGAACATGTTGCCGCAACGAGCCGTATTACCAGGAGAAGCCATTAGTCAACAGCTTAACGCATCGCCGACATATACCCAAAAGATCTTACGGAAATTAGTCAGCGCGGACTTGATTACTTCTGTTCCTGGAGTGAAAGGTGGATTTAAGTTAAGAAGAAAGCCTGAAGATATTCGTGTCTATGATATATATCTAGCGATTGAAGGGAAACAATCACTCTATTCTTCAACTGGTGTTTTTCATGACTTGCTGGATTTAGAAGAAGATCGTGACTGCGCATTAACGGCTTTGATGGCAGAGGCTGAAAATTCATGGAAATCGATTTTAAAACGCGAAACGGTGGCGTCACTTTATGAAAAAATAAATACAGAATACAATCCGAAAGTACAAGCACTGCAAGAATGGCTAAAAGAAAAAATGGTGTGA
- a CDS encoding ABC transporter ATP-binding protein translates to MLEVSNVSKSYYNGRQTKKALNGIDLTVSKGEVVGLVGESGCGKSTLARVVMQLELADSGSIAFNGKLVTRKSRKSFYQASQLIFQNASAALNPSWTVREILLEPLRLMKGDREAYIRRMLGRVKLSETHLHRYPSQLSGGEQQRVNLLRSLLVEPDLLICDEIVSNLDRLTQREIIDLLLELNREMDMSILFIAHDLQAVMYACDRIYVMKDGRVVDESAKTDGVFYFSHCYARQLFASVLGNRMRE, encoded by the coding sequence ATGTTAGAAGTATCGAATGTTTCTAAGAGTTACTACAATGGACGCCAGACGAAAAAAGCGTTGAATGGAATAGATTTAACTGTGAGTAAAGGGGAAGTTGTAGGTTTAGTAGGAGAGAGCGGTTGTGGAAAGAGTACGCTCGCGCGTGTCGTGATGCAACTTGAATTAGCCGACAGTGGTTCCATTGCATTCAATGGTAAATTGGTTACACGGAAAAGCCGGAAATCATTTTATCAAGCAAGCCAATTAATTTTTCAAAATGCATCGGCAGCGCTGAATCCTTCCTGGACTGTGCGCGAAATATTGCTAGAGCCTCTTCGCCTGATGAAAGGAGATCGTGAAGCATATATTCGACGAATGCTTGGAAGAGTCAAATTATCGGAAACGCATTTACATAGATATCCTTCACAATTGAGTGGCGGTGAGCAGCAGCGTGTCAACTTGCTTCGTTCATTGTTAGTCGAACCCGATTTGCTCATTTGCGATGAAATCGTATCCAATTTGGATCGATTGACTCAAAGGGAAATCATTGACCTGCTTCTAGAACTCAACCGAGAAATGGATATGTCGATTTTATTCATTGCGCATGATCTGCAGGCTGTCATGTATGCATGTGATCGAATATATGTGATGAAGGATGGACGAGTGGTGGATGAGAGTGCGAAAACAGATGGAGTATTTTACTTTTCTCATTGCTATGCGAGGCAACTATTCGCCTCTGTATTAGGGAATCGAATGAGAGAGTAG
- a CDS encoding alpha/beta-type small acid-soluble spore protein: protein MPNSNNNSNSNQLLVPGVQQAINQMKEEIANEFGVNLGPDSTSRANGSVGGEITKRLVRQAQSQMNGYTK from the coding sequence ATGCCAAACAGCAATAACAACAGCAATTCAAACCAGCTTTTAGTTCCAGGTGTACAACAGGCGATCAACCAGATGAAGGAAGAGATCGCGAACGAATTCGGTGTAAACCTTGGACCAGACTCCACATCGCGTGCCAACGGATCCGTCGGCGGAGAAATTACAAAGCGATTAGTGCGTCAGGCTCAATCACAAATGAACGGTTATACGAAGTAA
- a CDS encoding ABC transporter permease has translation MKSRKALLFWCSLLGLIIFLTVFSTILDPYSPNDMNMDEIYSAPSSDHWLGTDHLGRDVFSRLLEGGKVTLAVASGSVILSLVIGIVYGGISGYFGGVIDTVMMRLLEALITIPALIIILAFQAFLQGGMWGMALLIGLTGWLVTARIVRSEFIRLKEEEFVKMASMLGTPVWKILWGHLLRNSLPAIFVVTLFNFASAIFMEVSLSFLGIGIPQSIPSWGNMLYYAQNDILIGAWWIALFPGIMIFLTILAINFIGEAWKNPERRRVHD, from the coding sequence ATGAAGTCACGGAAAGCACTTTTATTTTGGTGCAGCCTTCTTGGATTGATTATCTTTTTGACGGTATTTTCAACTATACTGGACCCATACAGTCCGAATGATATGAACATGGATGAAATATATAGTGCCCCGAGTAGTGATCATTGGTTAGGAACGGATCATTTAGGTCGGGACGTTTTCTCGCGTTTATTAGAAGGTGGGAAAGTGACGTTAGCTGTCGCAAGTGGTTCGGTTATTTTGTCGCTAGTGATTGGAATTGTCTATGGCGGTATTAGTGGATATTTTGGCGGCGTGATCGATACCGTCATGATGCGATTATTGGAAGCTTTGATTACCATTCCAGCTCTAATTATTATTTTAGCGTTCCAAGCATTTTTGCAAGGCGGTATGTGGGGCATGGCACTTCTCATTGGGTTGACGGGATGGCTTGTTACCGCAAGAATAGTCCGTTCGGAATTCATTCGGCTCAAAGAAGAAGAGTTTGTTAAAATGGCTAGCATGCTAGGGACACCTGTTTGGAAAATTCTATGGGGTCATTTGCTACGCAACAGCCTACCTGCCATTTTTGTCGTGACGTTATTTAATTTTGCGAGCGCGATCTTTATGGAAGTATCACTTAGTTTTCTTGGCATCGGTATACCGCAGTCGATTCCATCATGGGGGAATATGTTGTACTACGCGCAAAACGATATTTTAATTGGCGCTTGGTGGATTGCATTATTTCCAGGCATTATGATTTTCTTGACTATTCTAGCGATTAATTTTATCGGAGAGGCGTGGAAAAATCCGGAGCGGAGGCGTGTTCATGATTGA
- a CDS encoding ABC transporter ATP-binding protein: protein MIEVRDLSITMKGKHITHHVEFTIARGKITSLIGESGSGKSMTVSAVLGMLPADAKVSGAIMYEGRNLLDMSDQEMESVKKQDIFTIFQDASNSFNPSVKMRHQLYAFSGKRVGDTLQVFNEKMLSILDKLGLSWEVVERYPFQLSGGMLQRCMIACAFYVEPALLIADEPTSALDMVLQKEFIEWLIRLNEERGTTILLITHDLDIVAEAAHEMAVMQQGSIVETGKVETVFWNARHAYTKRLLESRF, encoded by the coding sequence ATGATTGAAGTAAGAGACCTCTCTATTACAATGAAAGGTAAGCACATTACGCATCACGTTGAGTTCACTATAGCGCGTGGAAAAATCACGTCGCTGATTGGAGAAAGTGGTAGCGGAAAGAGTATGACGGTATCCGCTGTGCTTGGTATGCTACCAGCAGATGCCAAAGTAAGCGGAGCCATCATGTACGAAGGTCGAAACCTATTGGATATGTCTGATCAGGAGATGGAAAGCGTGAAGAAGCAAGATATTTTCACGATATTCCAAGACGCATCGAACAGTTTTAATCCGTCCGTGAAAATGAGGCATCAACTGTATGCATTCTCGGGGAAACGTGTTGGCGATACGTTACAAGTATTTAATGAAAAAATGCTTTCAATTTTAGACAAGTTGGGCTTATCCTGGGAAGTTGTCGAGCGCTATCCTTTTCAATTATCAGGCGGAATGTTGCAAAGATGTATGATTGCGTGCGCATTTTACGTGGAACCTGCTTTACTCATTGCAGACGAGCCTACATCTGCACTGGATATGGTGTTGCAAAAAGAATTCATTGAATGGCTCATTCGTCTCAATGAAGAACGGGGTACGACGATTCTTCTCATTACCCATGACCTGGACATCGTCGCTGAAGCCGCTCATGAAATGGCCGTTATGCAGCAAGGAAGCATTGTGGAAACGGGGAAGGTGGAAACCGTTTTCTGGAATGCCCGTCATGCCTATACAAAGCGGTTGTTGGAGAGTAGATTTTAG
- the hslO gene encoding Hsp33 family molecular chaperone HslO, whose protein sequence is MNDYLVKAVAYQNQVRAYAVNSTATVAEAQRRHAALPTAADALGRSITAGVILGAMLKGEEKLSVKINGGGPLGTIIVDSNAKGEVRGYVSNPQTDFEMNEVGKAVGTNGLLTVSKDVGLMHPFVGQIPLISGEIGEDYTSYLSKSEQTASAVRVGVLVNSDYTVKAAGGFIIQLMPGADEDVMKIIEERVKVIAPLSSMIAKGTTPEQILEHILGSDHVTVLESMPVQFQCQCSMDRISNAIISLGSEEIQDMIQTDGHAEANCHFCNETYHFDTAHLEALKKAAL, encoded by the coding sequence GTGAATGATTATTTAGTAAAAGCAGTAGCTTATCAAAATCAAGTACGTGCCTACGCCGTGAATTCAACCGCAACAGTAGCGGAAGCACAGCGACGACATGCGGCTTTACCAACAGCTGCAGATGCCCTCGGACGTTCCATAACGGCTGGTGTAATTCTTGGCGCTATGTTAAAAGGCGAGGAGAAATTATCGGTTAAAATCAATGGTGGCGGCCCACTCGGTACCATTATCGTGGATTCCAATGCGAAAGGTGAAGTGCGCGGCTATGTCTCGAATCCTCAAACCGACTTTGAAATGAACGAAGTGGGAAAAGCAGTCGGAACGAATGGGTTGCTAACCGTCTCAAAAGACGTCGGGCTGATGCATCCGTTCGTAGGACAAATCCCTCTCATTTCCGGGGAAATTGGAGAAGACTATACATCGTATCTATCTAAATCTGAACAAACGGCATCTGCTGTCAGAGTAGGCGTATTAGTAAATTCTGATTATACCGTAAAAGCTGCGGGTGGTTTTATTATTCAACTTATGCCGGGCGCAGATGAAGACGTGATGAAGATCATTGAAGAACGAGTGAAAGTAATTGCACCACTTTCTTCGATGATCGCGAAAGGAACTACTCCAGAACAAATACTTGAGCACATATTAGGTTCGGATCATGTCACAGTTTTAGAAAGTATGCCCGTTCAATTTCAGTGTCAATGCTCTATGGACCGGATCTCCAATGCGATTATCAGCTTAGGTAGTGAAGAAATTCAAGACATGATTCAAACCGACGGACACGCCGAAGCGAATTGCCACTTTTGCAATGAAACCTATCACTTTGATACTGCACATTTAGAAGCACTGAAAAAAGCAGCTTTATAA
- a CDS encoding DUF896 domain-containing protein, with the protein MINQLGRINELAKKQREEGLTNAEVVEQTVLRQDYLREIRGQVIGTFSGLTVIDPLGNDVTPEKLRETKLN; encoded by the coding sequence ATGATCAATCAACTAGGTCGTATTAATGAATTAGCAAAAAAACAGCGTGAGGAAGGCTTAACAAATGCGGAAGTAGTTGAGCAGACCGTATTGCGTCAAGATTACTTACGCGAAATCCGCGGACAGGTCATTGGTACATTTTCAGGTTTAACAGTCATCGATCCGCTTGGCAATGATGTAACACCCGAAAAATTACGAGAAACAAAGCTCAATTAA
- a CDS encoding O-methyltransferase encodes MEMINQYINQTFVSTDQVLEDVLLSIQENGMHPISVSPASGKALTMLVSLTDAKNVLEIGALGGYSGICLARGLTKEGHLTSMELEESFAKLANSNLTKAGFGEQVTYKTGPALDSLEALKAEGKTFDFFFIDADKENYRNYLDRCLELAEPNAVIVADNVLAGGTVADASIQGKHFTDNMREFNEYTARHPRLTSVLLPIGDGLTISQVKRLRS; translated from the coding sequence ATGGAAATGATTAACCAATATATTAACCAAACGTTCGTATCAACTGATCAAGTTCTCGAGGATGTGCTGTTATCTATCCAAGAAAATGGTATGCACCCGATCTCGGTTTCTCCAGCTTCGGGCAAAGCGCTGACGATGCTCGTTTCGTTGACTGACGCAAAAAATGTTCTTGAAATTGGTGCGCTTGGCGGATATAGCGGTATATGTCTTGCGAGAGGATTGACGAAGGAAGGGCATTTGACTTCAATGGAACTAGAGGAATCATTCGCAAAGTTAGCCAACTCTAATTTAACGAAGGCAGGCTTTGGCGAACAAGTAACGTATAAAACCGGACCTGCTTTAGACAGCTTAGAAGCGTTGAAAGCAGAAGGAAAAACGTTTGATTTCTTTTTCATTGATGCGGACAAAGAAAATTATCGAAACTATTTAGATCGCTGTTTAGAGCTTGCTGAACCGAATGCGGTGATCGTAGCCGATAACGTGTTGGCGGGTGGTACAGTAGCCGACGCGTCCATACAAGGTAAACACTTTACGGACAATATGCGGGAGTTCAATGAATACACAGCACGGCATCCTCGTTTGACGTCAGTATTGTTGCCAATCGGTGATGGATTGACGATATCGCAAGTTAAACGGCTCCGGTCGTAG